One Vicia villosa cultivar HV-30 ecotype Madison, WI linkage group LG5, Vvil1.0, whole genome shotgun sequence genomic window, ACACATATACCAAATACGATACTAACAAAAATATGTTGACACATATACAAATGTAAAAAAGGATAGtaaaacaaatatattattaAGTTAACTATAAAACATTGACACAAACACGAATAAGAGACGCAATACTAAAACATTGACACAAACACGAATAAGAGACGCAATACTAACACAGATATGTTGACACTAATATGGATGTCACACACATTAGTAACACAAATATGGTATTAAGTTAACTATTAAACATTACAAACACGAATATCAGACACGATACAAACACAAATATGTTGCCATTGATACAAATATCATACTCGATACTAACACAAATATGTTACTGCTAACACAAACATGTTATTAAGTTAACTATAAAACATTGACTCAAACACGAATATCAGACATAATACTAACATAGTCATAGATATGTAGACACTGATACAAATATCAGATACGATACTAACACACATATGTTAAATCTTAAAATggtaaacaaattgaaaagtaaaaagtgGAAAGTGCATACATACTCTATCACTAGCTTCATCCAATCCTTGAAGAGCATCTTCACCAATCTTATCAATCTCTGCCTTAGCTTCTTCACCAAACTGTGTCAAATAATCAGATCTCTCATCCAAAAAATCAGTAAGACGAACTTTTTGTGTCTGAATCATTGCAATTTGAGCCAATAACTCTTGACTTTGAACATCACCTTCAGGCTTTGAATTACTATCAGATTCATCATTGGAGTTGTTGGTGGTGCTGCAGAGACACAGAAACACAGAACTTCTTCTTGTTGTGCTGTAAGGGTGGTGCAGAGTAGTAAAAGTGGAGGTGTTggtagaaagatagaaagaagggAGAAATATGGTTTTGAGAGCAATCATCTTCTTGTGGAGAGAAATATGGGTCTTATGTTTCTTTGTATATATTATCCATTGTataattatatttcttttttaatttaaataatcaaatatttaagaaatattaaaataaatgtattgttcattgtataattatattttttggacttaaatatatttttgctTAAGTCATTATAAAAATATGTCCATAATAAAATTGATCTTGGTAATagttaggatttttattttttttcttttaaaagaaacattaaaataaataatacaaaaataaattttaacataaatatattttacagtggttaaaacaaaagaaaattaaaaaaaatgaaaaagttgaaaatttgcaagaaataaataaaaaatgtcaaaaacagaAAGAAAGACATGATATATagagattaaaatatatttaaatttatacttTTAGAGCTAAATGTTGTGATGAGTTAAATAAAACATGATAGATTTATAgagattaaaattatatttaaatttatagttTTAGAGTTAAATGTTGGGGTGACAAAATAGGTTTGGTCGGCGGAAAAAATCTGTTTTGTCTATATTTTTTGTGGGGTAGAACAAGGTTTTAGGCCTGTTCTCTTTAATGTGTTTGTCCTGTTCCATTTTTTTCGGGCTTTTGTGGGCATaaacttttttatataattttgtgcTTTTAGTCTAAAAAGTTCAACCGCGGACCTTTCCCGCCCCGTCCTCATTTTTTGCAGGGTCAGACAAAATTTTAGATCCGCACTTTTAAATATGTCTGTCTATTCCATATTGTTTTTTTATGGACTTTTAAAGAACAAGTCTAAATGAGGCGGACATGTCCGTTTGTCACCCTCATCTTAAATATTGTGACGAGTTAAATGTGATTTAAAATTTTATGTTAGTGAAGAAGATGTACTGTAAAACTCTGTGCTAACTCAATTATGAGAAACTCTCTTCTAACACTAGATATGTTcttcatttttaaatttatagaatATATTCTTTTTAAGCTTATTCACCATACAAATTTTGTCCCTTTTTAAACTACatattttatagtattattttattttttaaaatcaatgtgCAGAGGCAACACAAGAGTGCATTGGCTGATATCTAATGTGACAAATATGCATTGGCTGATATTGAGATTTTGTTACAAAGTAGTGGATGAAGTTTAATGGATTTTCCTAGAATGCATCTACCAGATATGTCATTATTTCTTGAATCTCAAAACAGATTATTAGAAGACGAATTAAATTTCGACAGAGAAAATTTAAAAGATGAACATGTTCGATTGATGTTGAAAATAACTGAAGAACAAAGAAGAGTTTACGACAAGATAATGAACATGTAAATGAAAAAAAGTCgggtttattttttctttatggCTTTGGTGGAATAGGAAAATCATTTATTTGGAGGGTCATGTCTGCAGCACTAAGATCAAAAGATGATATTGTTCTACAGTCACTTCTGGTAAAATTGTTGCATTATTAATATCTGGTGGAAGAACTACACATTCTCCAGGTTTTGTATCCCTATAAATATTTGATGAGTGTTCAGCATGTGTCCATAAACTGAAATCTCCATTGGCCAATTTAATAGCAAAGACAAAGCTAATCATATGGGATGAAACTTCAATGATGCACAAATATTGCTTTGAAGTTGTTGATAGAACTTTTAGAGACATTATTCGGTCTTATGATTAAGCTGATATGAACTCCATTTGGTGGTAAAGTAGTGATGCTCGGTGGTGATTTTATATAAATTCTCCCTGTTATACTATAAGGAACCAAGCTGGAAGTTGTGCATGCTACAATAAAATCATCATAGTAATATTAGAGATAAGGTCTCTATACCTAGATTGTCCTTGACACCGTCCGAGATTAGATTTCGTTTCGAATTTCAATGAAGACATCAAACATGATAGTAACACAAATATGTTGACACTGGTTCAGATGTCCGACATCAAACATGATAGTAACACAAATATATTATTAAGTTAACTATAAAATACACTGACATGAATATGAGACATGATCCTAACACAGACATGTTGACACTAATATAGATGTTGCACACGATACTAACACAAATATCTTATTAAGTTTTAGATACGGATATCAGACACGATACTAACTATATGTTAACActaacaaaaaaattgaaaagtaaaaagtgaaaagtgcATACATACTCTATCACTAGCTTCATCCAATCCTTGAAGAGCATCTTCACCAATCTTATCAATCTCAGCCTTAGCTTCTTCACCAAACTGTGTCAAATATTCAGATCTCTCATCCAAAAAATCCGAAAGACGAACTTTTTGTGTCTGAATCATTGCAATTTGAGCCAATAACTCTTGGCTTTGAACATCACCTTCAGGCTTTGAATTACTATCAGATTCATCATTGGAGTTGTTGGTGGTGCTGCAGAGACACAGAAACACAGAACTTCTTCTTGTTGTGCTGTGAGGGTGGTGCAGAGTAGTAAAAGTGGAGGTGTTggtagaaagatagaaagaaggaAGAAATATGGTTTTGAGAGCAATCATCTTCTTGTGGAGAGAAATATGGGTCTTATGTTTCTTTGTATATATTATCCATTGTataattatatttcttttttaatttaaatattcaaatatttaagAAATGTTTTTGTATTGTTCGTTATATAATTACTATATTTTTTTGGACTTCAATATATTTTTGCTTAAGTCATTATAAAAATATGTCCATAATAAAATTGATCTTGGTAATAGgtagaatttttttttcttttaaaagaaacattaaaataaataatacaaaaataaattttaacataaatatattttacagtggttaaaacaaaagaaaattaaaaaaatgaaaaagttgaaaatttgcaagaaataaataaaaaatgtcaaaaacagaAAGAAAGACATGATATATagagattaaaatatatttaaatttatacttTTAGAGCTTAATGTTGTGATGAGTTAAATAAAGCATGATAGATTTACAgagattaaaattatatttaaatttatagttTTAGAGTTAAATGTTGGGGTGACAAAATAGGTTTGGTCGGCGGAAAAAATCTGTTTTGTCTATATTTTTTGTGGGGTAGAACAAGGTTTTAGGCCTGTTCTCTTTAATGTGTTTGTCCTGTTCCATTTTTTTCGGGCTTTTGTGGGCATaaacttttttatataattttgtgcTTTTAGTCTAAAAAGTTCAACCGCGGACCTTTCCCGCCCCGTCCTCATTTTTTGCAGGGTCAGACAAAATTTTAGATCCGCACTTTTAAATATGTCTGTCTATTCCATATTGTTTTTTTATGGACTTTTAAAGAACAAGTCTAAATGAGGCGGACATGTCCGTTTGTCACCCTCATCTTAAATATTGTGACGAGTTAAATGTGATTTAAAATTTTATGTTAGTGAAGAA contains:
- the LOC131601286 gene encoding uncharacterized protein LOC131601286, which gives rise to MIALKTIFLPSFYLSTNTSTFTTLHHPHSTTRRSSVFLCLCSTTNNSNDESDSNSKPEGDVQSQELLAQIAMIQTQKVRLSDFLDERSEYLTQFGEEAKAEIDKIGEDALQGLDEASDRVCMHFSLFTFQFFC